A single region of the Acinetobacter sp. WCHA45 genome encodes:
- a CDS encoding WS/DGAT/MGAT family O-acyltransferase, with the protein MRPLHPIDFIFLSLEKRQQPMHVGGLFLFEIPENASPTFVHDLVQDIRQSKSIPVPPFNNQLTGLFWGEDPEFDIDHHFRHIALPNPGRIRELLVYISQQHSSLIDRAKPLWTCDIIEGIEGNRFAMYFKIHHAMVDGVAGMRLIEKSLSKDPNEKHVVPLWCVEGKRTKRLKAPKAPTASKIRGVLDTIKSQCEVAPKVMHELSQTLFKEIGKNPDYVSTFQAPPSILNQRVSSSRRFAAQSFELERFRLIAKTLGVTLNDVVLAVCSGALREYLINQNSLPKKPLIAMVPASLRTDDSDFSNRITMILANLATHIADPIERLEIIRRSVQNSKQRFNRMTANEILNYSALVYGPAGLNIASGMLPKRQAFNLVISNVPGPREPLYWNGAKLDALYPASIVMDGQALNITMTSYLDKLEVGLIACRNTVPKMQTLLTHLEDEIQRFEQAIQDLPEQKVAN; encoded by the coding sequence ATGCGCCCATTACACCCTATTGATTTTATTTTTCTTTCACTAGAGAAAAGACAGCAACCTATGCATGTAGGGGGATTATTTTTATTTGAAATCCCAGAAAATGCATCTCCGACATTCGTGCATGATCTTGTTCAAGATATCCGTCAATCGAAGAGTATTCCGGTTCCTCCATTTAACAATCAACTGACAGGATTATTCTGGGGTGAAGATCCTGAATTCGATATCGATCATCATTTCCGTCATATTGCGTTACCAAATCCAGGGCGTATTCGTGAACTATTGGTCTATATTTCACAGCAACACAGTTCCTTGATTGACCGTGCTAAACCACTATGGACATGCGACATTATTGAAGGCATTGAAGGCAATCGTTTTGCAATGTATTTCAAAATTCACCATGCGATGGTGGATGGTGTTGCAGGAATGCGATTGATCGAAAAATCACTCTCCAAAGACCCAAATGAAAAGCATGTCGTACCATTATGGTGTGTCGAAGGGAAGCGAACTAAACGCTTAAAGGCACCTAAGGCCCCTACTGCAAGTAAAATCAGAGGAGTCTTGGATACGATTAAATCACAGTGTGAAGTTGCACCTAAAGTGATGCACGAACTTTCACAAACCTTATTTAAGGAAATCGGGAAAAATCCTGATTATGTCTCAACATTTCAAGCACCACCATCGATCTTAAACCAACGTGTGAGTTCTTCTCGCCGTTTTGCTGCACAATCTTTTGAGTTGGAACGTTTCCGCCTTATCGCTAAAACACTTGGTGTAACACTCAATGACGTAGTACTAGCAGTTTGCTCTGGTGCATTACGTGAATATTTGATTAATCAAAATAGTTTGCCCAAAAAACCTTTGATTGCGATGGTTCCTGCTTCATTGCGTACCGATGATTCTGATTTCAGCAATCGTATTACCATGATTTTGGCAAACCTAGCCACTCATATTGCAGACCCAATTGAACGTTTAGAAATTATTCGCCGTAGCGTACAGAATTCAAAACAGCGTTTTAACCGCATGACTGCAAATGAAATCCTGAACTATAGTGCATTAGTCTATGGACCAGCAGGTTTAAACATCGCTTCAGGAATGTTACCGAAACGTCAGGCATTTAATCTAGTGATTTCGAATGTACCAGGTCCACGTGAACCATTATATTGGAATGGCGCAAAATTGGATGCGCTCTACCCTGCTTCAATCGTCATGGATGGCCAAGCACTAAATATTACAATGACAAGTTATTTAGATAAGTTAGAAGTAGGTTTGATTGCATGTCGTAATACAGTACCTAAAATGCAGACACTTCTTACGCATTTAGAGGACGAAATTCAGCGTTTTGAACAGGCCATTCAGGATTTGCCTGAACAGAAAGTTGCGAATTAA
- a CDS encoding rod shape-determining protein, which yields MILKRLIGLFSPDLAIDLGTANTLIYAPGRGIILNEPTVVAIRHSGSQKIVAAVGLDAKQMLGRTPANISAIRPMKDGVIADFEVTETMLNQFIGKVHEKRLFPPAPRVVVCVPCKSTLVERRAIREAVFNAGARDVRLIEEPMAAAIGAGMPVEQACGSMVVDVGGGTTEIAIISLQGCVYADSLRIGGDVFDEQIINYVRKAHGCVIGETTAETIKKEVGMAVTDGKTLQIEVRGRNLAEGVPRAITVTSDEISQAIADPLQSIVSAVKSALEQTPPELSSDIAERGIVLTGGGALLRNLDKLLAQETGLPVIVADDPLTCVTRGGGKVLEFFDNPNHDMLFVG from the coding sequence GTGATTCTAAAACGACTAATTGGCTTGTTTTCGCCGGATTTAGCCATTGATTTAGGTACGGCAAATACACTTATTTATGCACCAGGCCGTGGCATTATATTAAATGAACCGACTGTTGTGGCGATTCGTCATAGCGGTTCGCAAAAAATTGTTGCTGCTGTTGGTCTTGATGCTAAACAAATGTTAGGTCGTACACCAGCGAATATTTCAGCGATTCGTCCGATGAAAGACGGTGTGATTGCCGATTTTGAAGTCACTGAGACCATGTTGAATCAGTTTATCGGTAAAGTACATGAAAAGCGTTTATTTCCACCAGCACCGCGTGTTGTAGTGTGTGTCCCATGTAAATCGACTTTAGTTGAACGTCGTGCGATTCGTGAGGCTGTATTTAATGCAGGCGCGCGTGATGTCCGTTTAATTGAAGAGCCAATGGCGGCAGCGATTGGTGCAGGTATGCCAGTCGAACAAGCATGTGGTTCGATGGTGGTTGATGTGGGTGGCGGTACGACCGAGATTGCGATCATTTCATTACAAGGCTGTGTTTATGCCGATTCATTGCGTATCGGTGGCGATGTATTTGATGAGCAAATCATCAATTATGTGCGTAAAGCGCATGGTTGCGTGATTGGGGAAACCACAGCAGAAACCATTAAGAAAGAAGTGGGTATGGCTGTGACTGATGGCAAAACCCTTCAAATCGAAGTTCGTGGTCGTAATTTGGCAGAAGGTGTGCCACGTGCGATTACCGTCACTTCTGATGAAATCTCACAAGCGATTGCTGACCCATTACAAAGCATCGTGAGCGCAGTAAAATCTGCTTTAGAACAAACTCCACCTGAACTTTCTTCGGATATTGCAGAGCGCGGTATTGTGTTGACTGGTGGCGGCGCATTATTGCGTAACCTTGATAAACTGCTGGCGCAAGAAACAGGTCTACCTGTGATTGTTGCGGATGATCCTTTAACTTGCGTCACGCGTGGTGGCGGTAAAGTCTTAGAGTTCTTTGATAATCCGAACCATGACATGCTTTTTGTTGGCTAA
- the mreC gene encoding rod shape-determining protein MreC — MQPNLFSRQPPSFRSFIIAVISCLVVLFFDWRMPYVIQPARDVLYAAYNPIYALASYPVLSREWLNQQTKSETQLRRENTAMQAELLQAQVRLQKLSELSAENNRLRGLLDTPLIIDGRMQIAEVIGTDADPLRHIIIINRGSVDHLKVGQTVLDDKGIMGQLINVYPHSSRIMLLSDKEHSLSVRLERTGMRAIVSGTGDLGRLKMEYVPTSANIQVGDKVFSSGLGEHFPAGYLVGTVSKVSRHTSGEFAEIDVIPAAQLASGHHVVVLFSESLAQEQPYADR, encoded by the coding sequence GTGCAACCGAATCTTTTTTCAAGACAACCGCCATCTTTTCGCTCATTTATTATTGCGGTTATTTCATGTTTGGTGGTGCTTTTCTTTGATTGGCGCATGCCTTATGTGATTCAACCTGCAAGAGATGTCTTGTATGCAGCGTATAATCCAATTTATGCGCTGGCAAGTTATCCTGTATTGTCGCGAGAATGGCTGAACCAACAAACCAAATCTGAAACTCAATTGCGCCGTGAAAATACCGCAATGCAGGCTGAACTGCTTCAAGCTCAAGTTCGACTCCAAAAACTTTCAGAACTCTCCGCGGAAAATAACCGTTTAAGGGGGCTTTTGGATACGCCATTGATTATTGATGGTCGCATGCAAATTGCAGAAGTGATTGGAACCGATGCCGACCCATTACGCCATATTATTATCATTAACCGTGGCTCTGTGGATCACTTAAAAGTTGGACAAACTGTTCTCGATGATAAAGGGATTATGGGACAACTGATTAATGTGTACCCGCATAGTTCTCGTATCATGTTGTTATCAGATAAAGAACATTCGCTGTCTGTGCGTTTAGAACGGACAGGAATGCGTGCGATTGTATCTGGAACAGGTGATTTAGGTCGCCTAAAAATGGAATATGTTCCGACGAGCGCCAACATCCAAGTGGGCGATAAAGTATTTAGTTCGGGTTTGGGCGAACATTTTCCTGCTGGTTATTTGGTGGGTACTGTTTCTAAGGTTAGCCGTCATACTTCAGGTGAGTTTGCAGAAATTGATGTTATTCCTGCGGCACAGCTTGCCAGTGGTCATCATGTGGTAGTGTTATTTTCAGAATCTTTAGCGCAGGAGCAACCTTATGCCGATCGCTAG
- the gatC gene encoding Asp-tRNA(Asn)/Glu-tRNA(Gln) amidotransferase subunit GatC, with protein sequence MSTSSDAQQTTDLNAQTVSAIAHLARLSLNDTQSTEYAQSLNKILGMMESLKGINTDNVEPLKSPFDNPQPLRADIVSESNHRDEYQAVAPATEAGLYLVPRVIE encoded by the coding sequence ATGTCTACATCATCAGATGCTCAGCAGACAACGGACTTAAATGCACAGACCGTTTCAGCGATTGCACATCTTGCTCGCTTGTCTCTAAATGACACGCAATCTACTGAATATGCTCAAAGTTTAAATAAAATTCTTGGCATGATGGAAAGCCTAAAAGGCATTAATACCGATAACGTTGAGCCTTTGAAAAGTCCTTTTGATAATCCGCAACCTTTACGTGCTGATATTGTAAGTGAAAGCAACCATCGTGATGAATATCAAGCAGTCGCTCCTGCAACAGAAGCAGGCTTGTACCTTGTACCTCGCGTAATTGAATAA
- the rng gene encoding ribonuclease G, with protein sequence MAEELLINVTPMECRVALIENGTVNELFVERTVKRGLVGNIYKGKVVRVLPGMQAAFVDIGLSRTAFLHINDMVWSRSQPTPNVFELLHPGQMLTVQVMKDMLGTKGARLSTDLSIPSRYLVLMPYGNHIGVSQRIESEEERDRLRSMIERIQTEHSLPGSVIVRTAAEGVDEAAIAQDMCYLSKLWEYIQRKQKEVATPELIFEELPLPQRIVRDLASDETAKIYVDSREIHAKLSEFVLEFVPTIENRLIHYPGEKPLFDLYNVEEDIQKALQTRVALKSGGYLMIDQTEAMTTIDVNTGSYVGGRSLEDTVFKTNMEATQVIARQLRLRNLGGIIIIDFIDMQELEHRQEVMRQFERMLERDHAKTKITQVSELGLVEMTRKRTRESLEHLLCESCPTCQGRGYVKTAETVCYEIFREILRYARAFDSKSGFTVVAHPAVIDRLLTAEAPAVADLEHFISRVIKFQVENLYTQEQYDIILS encoded by the coding sequence ATGGCAGAAGAATTGCTAATTAACGTCACACCGATGGAGTGTCGTGTGGCTTTAATTGAAAATGGTACGGTCAATGAGTTATTTGTTGAGCGTACTGTAAAACGTGGTTTAGTGGGTAATATTTATAAAGGTAAAGTGGTACGTGTACTGCCGGGTATGCAAGCTGCTTTTGTTGATATTGGATTGTCTCGGACTGCTTTTTTACATATCAATGATATGGTCTGGTCACGTTCGCAACCTACCCCAAATGTTTTTGAGCTTCTGCATCCGGGACAGATGTTGACGGTTCAAGTGATGAAAGACATGTTGGGAACTAAAGGTGCACGTCTAAGCACAGATCTTTCTATCCCATCGCGTTATCTAGTATTAATGCCTTATGGTAATCATATCGGTGTTTCACAACGCATTGAATCAGAAGAAGAGCGTGATCGACTTCGTAGCATGATTGAACGCATTCAGACCGAACACAGCTTACCGGGTAGTGTGATCGTTCGCACCGCAGCGGAAGGTGTAGATGAAGCTGCGATTGCACAAGATATGTGTTATCTGAGTAAGCTTTGGGAGTATATTCAACGTAAGCAAAAAGAAGTTGCGACACCTGAACTTATTTTTGAAGAATTACCTTTACCACAACGAATTGTCCGTGATTTAGCCAGTGATGAAACGGCAAAAATTTATGTCGATTCTCGTGAGATTCATGCCAAGTTAAGTGAGTTTGTGCTTGAGTTTGTGCCAACGATTGAAAATCGTCTGATTCACTATCCCGGCGAAAAGCCACTTTTCGATTTGTATAACGTCGAAGAAGATATTCAAAAAGCGTTGCAGACCCGTGTCGCACTTAAGTCAGGCGGCTATCTGATGATAGATCAGACTGAAGCCATGACCACCATTGATGTGAATACAGGCTCTTATGTGGGTGGCCGTAGTTTAGAAGACACGGTATTTAAAACCAATATGGAAGCGACACAAGTCATTGCGAGACAACTTCGTCTACGTAATTTGGGTGGCATTATCATTATTGATTTTATTGACATGCAAGAGCTTGAGCATCGACAAGAGGTCATGCGTCAGTTTGAACGTATGCTTGAACGTGATCATGCCAAAACAAAAATCACCCAAGTTTCAGAGTTAGGCTTGGTTGAAATGACACGTAAACGTACACGTGAGTCTTTAGAACATTTATTATGTGAGTCATGCCCAACTTGTCAGGGACGTGGATATGTAAAGACAGCAGAGACAGTATGTTACGAGATATTTCGAGAAATTTTGCGTTATGCCCGTGCATTTGATTCCAAGAGTGGCTTTACTGTCGTTGCACATCCAGCAGTGATTGATCGTTTATTAACGGCAGAAGCCCCAGCAGTTGCAGATTTAGAGCATTTCATTAGCAGAGTGATTAAATTCCAAGTTGAAAATTTATATACGCAAGAGCAATACGATATCATTCTGAGCTAA
- the mreD gene encoding rod shape-determining protein MreD, producing MPIARLSFEKRKDPLWMIIISIIIGSILLVYPIAYEASGWRPSIMLMTMLFWILYQPSWCGVWFAFGVGIFTDLLLDAPLGLNALSFVLITFGTRYFIRERRILTFANSWVIAVLAIIAHLTFLWMSQTISSTHFSIARHWQPLVSSVIGWPMVYYCLQKWRV from the coding sequence ATGCCGATCGCTAGATTGAGTTTTGAAAAACGCAAAGATCCACTTTGGATGATTATCATCTCAATTATTATCGGGTCTATTCTTTTAGTTTATCCAATTGCTTACGAAGCTTCAGGATGGCGACCATCAATTATGTTGATGACAATGCTGTTCTGGATTCTTTATCAACCTAGTTGGTGCGGGGTTTGGTTCGCCTTTGGAGTGGGGATTTTCACTGATTTATTGTTAGATGCGCCTTTGGGTTTAAATGCACTAAGTTTTGTTTTGATTACGTTTGGTACGCGTTATTTTATTCGTGAACGTCGAATTTTAACTTTCGCGAACTCATGGGTAATCGCTGTACTTGCAATTATTGCACACTTAACCTTTTTGTGGATGAGTCAAACAATATCGAGTACACATTTTTCAATAGCGCGACATTGGCAACCGCTTGTTAGTAGCGTGATAGGATGGCCGATGGTTTATTACTGCTTACAAAAATGGCGCGTATAA
- the kdpA gene encoding potassium-transporting ATPase subunit KdpA codes for MWEFITVFFFSLLLAYPLGHYLADVMQAKPMKSDALFKWIEQPIYALLGVKRSGMNWRQYLGAFVLSNILLLGASVAILMTQAWLPLNPDHIPNMNWDLALHTTISFLTNTNQQHYSGQAQLSYLSQMTVIVGLQYLSPIMGLALLVAMLRALFLQSAQAEDSEQNKWNRINLGNYWMDIIRPLFRFFIPLGFIFSLLLTFQGVPSTLSAGPTAQVLEQSTEVKTQHIPLGPVAPMVAIKQLGSNGGGWYGPNSTVPLENPTPLSNVIEMIAILLIPLSAVFMVGRFIQRKKLMWMIFGSMLLMSLSSTVFTLWTEKSSLIPNMAWMEGKETRFGAEASALWGSLTTQVNNGSVNMMHDSASPLTGLVELCNMLINAIWGGIGCGLLQFFIYLFLAVFIAGLMTGRTPELFGRKIEVTEIKLLALVILLQPVVILSLTAIAIAFPSMTGSSNPAFHGISQVFYEYVSAYANNGSGFEGLGDSTLWWNLSASVALLAGRYSVLIIPVLIAVSLATKPQAAESKGSLQIESPTFALTLIGIVLILTLLQFMPVLVIGPIADYLSIKV; via the coding sequence ATGTGGGAATTTATTACTGTATTTTTCTTTTCATTGTTGTTGGCTTATCCGCTCGGACACTATCTTGCGGATGTAATGCAAGCCAAACCAATGAAAAGTGACGCTTTGTTTAAATGGATTGAGCAACCGATTTATGCGCTACTCGGCGTCAAGCGCAGCGGGATGAACTGGCGACAATATTTGGGTGCTTTTGTTCTGAGCAATATTTTATTGCTTGGGGCAAGTGTCGCTATTTTAATGACTCAAGCTTGGTTACCCTTGAACCCAGATCATATTCCTAATATGAATTGGGACTTGGCTTTACACACCACAATTTCTTTCCTGACCAATACCAACCAACAGCATTATTCAGGGCAAGCGCAACTGTCTTATCTATCGCAAATGACGGTGATTGTAGGATTGCAATATTTGTCGCCGATTATGGGGCTTGCCTTATTGGTGGCTATGTTAAGAGCATTATTTTTACAATCCGCCCAAGCAGAAGACTCAGAACAAAACAAATGGAATCGCATTAATCTGGGCAATTATTGGATGGATATCATCCGCCCCTTATTTCGATTCTTCATTCCTCTAGGATTTATTTTTTCTTTGCTGCTCACTTTCCAAGGTGTTCCATCAACGCTGTCTGCGGGCCCTACAGCGCAAGTTTTAGAGCAAAGCACAGAAGTCAAAACTCAGCATATCCCATTGGGTCCCGTTGCACCGATGGTGGCGATTAAACAACTTGGTAGTAATGGTGGTGGGTGGTATGGACCAAACAGTACTGTGCCTTTAGAAAATCCAACACCATTGTCGAATGTGATTGAGATGATAGCAATTTTACTGATTCCACTTTCTGCGGTGTTTATGGTTGGGCGTTTTATTCAACGCAAAAAACTGATGTGGATGATTTTTGGCAGCATGTTGTTGATGTCACTGTCTTCAACAGTATTCACTCTGTGGACAGAAAAATCCTCATTAATTCCCAATATGGCATGGATGGAAGGCAAGGAAACCCGTTTTGGTGCTGAGGCATCCGCACTGTGGGGAAGCTTGACTACACAAGTCAATAACGGCTCAGTCAATATGATGCATGACTCGGCTTCACCACTCACGGGATTGGTTGAACTGTGCAATATGCTGATTAATGCCATTTGGGGCGGGATTGGTTGTGGGCTATTACAGTTCTTTATTTACCTGTTTCTTGCCGTATTTATCGCAGGTTTGATGACAGGGCGTACTCCTGAACTATTTGGTCGAAAAATTGAAGTCACTGAAATTAAGTTATTAGCGTTGGTGATTCTATTACAGCCTGTAGTGATTCTGAGTTTGACGGCCATCGCGATTGCCTTTCCATCCATGACAGGGAGTTCAAATCCAGCTTTTCATGGCATTAGCCAAGTGTTTTATGAGTATGTTTCTGCCTATGCCAATAATGGTTCGGGCTTTGAAGGTTTAGGTGATAGCACGCTTTGGTGGAACCTAAGTGCCAGTGTGGCGTTATTGGCAGGGCGTTATAGCGTATTGATTATTCCTGTTTTGATTGCAGTGAGTTTAGCAACCAAACCGCAAGCAGCCGAAAGCAAAGGTTCTTTACAGATCGAATCTCCAACCTTTGCCCTGACTTTAATCGGGATCGTGTTGATTCTGACCTTGTTGCAATTCATGCCAGTGTTGGTGATTGGGCCAATTGCTGACTATTTGTCGATAAAAGTTTAA
- a CDS encoding phosphoadenylyl-sulfate reductase — MTVIPTIDLVDALAAEYSDKSPREILELALSQEGEIAISFSGAEDVVLIDIASRLGKPFRVFSLDTGRLHAETYQFIETVRKHYNIKIEICFPESAAVQQLVNEKGLFSFFEDGHQECCGVRKVQPLRKKLATLDGWITGQRKDQSPGTRNEIPVVQADVGFSGEGKQLIKYNPLANWSSADVWSYIRMMEIPYNPLHERGFISIGCEPCTRAVLPNQHEREGRWWWEEATHKECGLHSGNLKK; from the coding sequence ATGACTGTTATTCCGACTATTGACCTTGTAGATGCGCTCGCTGCTGAATATTCAGATAAATCACCACGAGAAATTTTAGAGCTTGCTTTAAGCCAAGAAGGCGAAATTGCAATTTCATTTTCTGGTGCTGAAGATGTTGTATTAATTGATATTGCTTCGCGTCTTGGTAAACCATTCCGTGTATTTAGTTTAGATACAGGGCGTTTACATGCAGAAACCTATCAATTTATTGAAACTGTGCGTAAACATTACAATATTAAGATCGAAATTTGCTTCCCTGAATCCGCTGCTGTACAGCAGTTGGTAAATGAAAAGGGGTTGTTTAGCTTTTTTGAAGATGGTCATCAGGAATGCTGTGGCGTTCGTAAAGTACAACCTTTACGTAAAAAATTAGCGACTTTGGATGGTTGGATTACAGGTCAACGTAAAGATCAAAGTCCAGGCACACGTAATGAGATTCCCGTGGTTCAAGCGGATGTTGGATTTTCAGGTGAAGGCAAGCAATTGATTAAATATAATCCGCTTGCAAATTGGAGCAGTGCAGATGTATGGAGTTATATTCGAATGATGGAAATTCCATATAACCCGCTGCACGAACGTGGTTTTATTTCAATTGGTTGTGAACCATGTACTCGTGCTGTATTACCAAACCAACATGAACGTGAAGGTCGTTGGTGGTGGGAAGAAGCAACTCACAAAGAGTGCGGATTACACTCGGGTAATCTGAAAAAATAA
- the thrH gene encoding bifunctional phosphoserine phosphatase/homoserine phosphotransferase ThrH, translating into MEIVCLDLEGVLVPEIWINFAKKTGIKELEATTRDIPDYDVLMTQRLNILKEHGLGLNDIQAVIADMGPFEGAKEFVEWVRTHFQLIILSDTFYEFAHPLMKQLGWPTIFCHKLETDENGMITAYKLRQPDQKRQAVKALHGLNFRVIAAGDSYNDTTMLGEADHGFLFDAPANVIAEFPQFPPLHGYEALKQAIRSVSQRNIPE; encoded by the coding sequence ATGGAAATCGTATGCCTAGACCTTGAAGGGGTACTTGTACCAGAAATCTGGATTAACTTTGCCAAGAAAACAGGAATTAAAGAATTAGAAGCGACGACGCGCGATATTCCAGATTATGATGTTTTAATGACTCAACGTTTAAACATTTTAAAAGAGCATGGTTTGGGTTTAAATGATATTCAAGCTGTGATTGCTGATATGGGACCATTTGAAGGTGCCAAAGAGTTTGTAGAATGGGTGCGTACTCATTTTCAACTGATTATTTTATCTGATACATTCTATGAGTTTGCCCATCCATTGATGAAGCAGTTAGGCTGGCCAACAATTTTCTGTCATAAACTTGAGACCGATGAAAATGGCATGATTACTGCCTATAAACTGCGTCAACCAGATCAAAAGCGTCAAGCGGTTAAAGCCTTACACGGTTTAAACTTTCGGGTAATTGCCGCAGGGGATTCGTATAACGATACTACGATGTTGGGTGAAGCGGATCATGGTTTCTTGTTTGATGCACCTGCAAACGTGATTGCTGAATTTCCACAGTTCCCACCGTTACATGGCTATGAAGCGTTGAAACAGGCGATTCGTTCGGTATCGCAACGTAATATTCCTGAATAG
- a CDS encoding Maf-like protein: MARIILASSSPRRKELLQQLGLDFEIYSPDIDESVRESEIVEHYVERLARAKAHAVLGLFPDAIVIAADTSLSFAGKIIGKPQSKQHAFEIWSTISGQWHDVYSGICVASSVQCLSKVVRTQVELQQLSHTEMEKYWATGEPVGKAGAYAIQGIAAQYIPQIRGSYSNVVGLPLYETALLLESVKI, from the coding sequence ATGGCGCGTATAATTTTAGCTTCGAGTTCACCTCGTCGCAAAGAACTGCTACAACAGTTAGGTCTGGACTTTGAAATATATAGTCCAGATATCGATGAAAGTGTCCGAGAAAGTGAAATTGTTGAACACTATGTTGAACGATTGGCGAGAGCAAAGGCACATGCTGTTCTAGGTTTATTTCCTGATGCAATTGTGATTGCTGCGGATACCAGTTTAAGTTTTGCAGGTAAGATCATTGGAAAACCACAATCAAAGCAGCACGCATTTGAAATCTGGTCAACAATTTCTGGGCAATGGCATGATGTGTACTCTGGAATTTGTGTGGCAAGCTCTGTCCAATGCTTAAGTAAAGTGGTTAGAACTCAAGTCGAGTTGCAACAGTTAAGTCATACCGAAATGGAAAAATATTGGGCAACGGGTGAACCTGTTGGAAAAGCAGGGGCGTATGCAATCCAAGGGATCGCAGCTCAATATATTCCCCAAATTCGGGGGAGTTATAGTAATGTGGTCGGTTTACCGTTGTACGAAACAGCACTGTTATTAGAAAGCGTTAAAATTTAA
- a CDS encoding PA1571 family protein: MNVSERLVNHGFKHVLDSNPVNTCYMVDSQGKEVQITTAMIRLACHQLLQRCRTIKK, encoded by the coding sequence ATGAATGTGAGCGAAAGATTAGTGAATCATGGTTTTAAGCATGTTTTAGACAGTAATCCAGTCAATACATGTTATATGGTTGATAGCCAAGGTAAAGAAGTCCAAATTACTACGGCAATGATCCGTTTAGCCTGCCATCAACTATTACAGCGTTGTCGTACAATTAAAAAATAA
- a CDS encoding OmpP1/FadL family transporter, with protein MKLKHLSTAMILATLPATGVFAAALDRSGQSMSAFLQPGNYFEAGLSVLDADVSGTTKANYPNAALPLLSNTSVGEMADSYQFAHAALKLQLADQLSFGLIYDQPFGAKATYSTDTAKLPAALPGAAAALQGQGAFHNGTQGTSVEVETQNLSMILGFQPNKNLNFYAGPVYQTIKGNVQLRGAAYGGSATFGSYNADIKEIGDLGWLAGAAYQIPDIALKASVTYRSEIDHSTHLNETFNAPSLFAGLNAVPSKETTITTPQSVNLDLQSGIMADTVAFANIRWVNWKDFSIQPDKFTTASKNPAVQASTGKPEFALVAYTDDQWSVNAGVGRKVTDKWAGNVSVGWDSGAGNPVSTLGPTEGYWNLGVGVQYSPTPATFIAGGVKYFWLGDAKAQAASQFDTPNYVAEFEDNNAIAYGLKLGYRF; from the coding sequence ATGAAATTAAAACATCTTAGCACTGCCATGATTTTAGCGACGCTACCTGCAACTGGAGTATTTGCAGCAGCATTAGATCGCTCAGGTCAATCAATGTCTGCTTTTTTACAACCAGGTAACTACTTCGAAGCTGGTCTTTCGGTTCTAGATGCAGATGTTTCAGGAACAACTAAAGCCAATTACCCGAATGCTGCGCTACCATTACTCTCCAATACTAGTGTTGGTGAAATGGCTGATTCTTATCAGTTTGCTCATGCAGCACTAAAATTACAACTTGCTGACCAACTTTCATTTGGTTTGATTTATGATCAACCATTTGGAGCAAAAGCAACCTATTCAACTGATACAGCAAAATTACCTGCTGCGCTTCCTGGTGCCGCTGCTGCACTTCAAGGACAAGGTGCATTTCATAATGGCACTCAAGGAACTTCTGTAGAAGTTGAAACTCAGAACCTTTCTATGATTCTTGGTTTTCAACCAAATAAAAATTTAAACTTTTATGCTGGTCCTGTTTATCAAACAATTAAAGGTAATGTTCAATTACGTGGTGCGGCATATGGTGGTTCTGCAACTTTTGGTTCTTATAATGCAGACATTAAAGAAATTGGTGATTTAGGTTGGTTAGCAGGTGCCGCATATCAAATCCCTGATATTGCGCTTAAAGCATCTGTAACCTATCGTTCTGAAATTGACCACTCAACTCATTTGAATGAAACCTTCAATGCACCAAGCCTTTTTGCTGGATTAAATGCAGTTCCATCTAAAGAAACCACTATTACAACCCCACAGTCGGTTAATCTTGACTTGCAAAGCGGTATTATGGCGGACACAGTTGCCTTTGCTAACATTCGCTGGGTAAATTGGAAGGATTTCTCAATCCAGCCTGATAAATTTACTACAGCAAGCAAAAATCCTGCTGTACAAGCATCAACAGGTAAACCTGAATTTGCTCTTGTTGCATATACTGATGACCAATGGTCTGTAAACGCTGGTGTTGGTCGCAAAGTGACTGACAAATGGGCAGGTAATGTCTCTGTAGGTTGGGACTCTGGTGCAGGTAACCCTGTATCAACCTTAGGTCCTACCGAAGGTTACTGGAACTTAGGTGTTGGTGTTCAATACAGCCCTACCCCTGCGACCTTTATTGCTGGTGGCGTAAAATACTTCTGGTTAGGTGATGCCAAAGCTCAAGCTGCTTCTCAATTTGACACTCCAAACTATGTTGCTGAATTTGAAGACAACAACGCTATCGCTTATGGTTTAAAATTGGGCTACCGCTTCTAA